The DNA window GGGGGCCGGCGGGGACGCCGGTGAGGCTGCTGGTGATGCGGGAGGGGTGGGATGAGCCGCGGGAGATAGTGGTGGTGAGGGAGAAGATCGTCATCCCCAGCGTGGAGAGCAGGATGCTGGGGGATGGGGTCGGGTATGTGCGCATTGTGTCGTTCCGGGAGGGGTCGGCGGAGCAGTTTGCGGGGGCGCTGGAGGAGTTGAGGAAGCAGGGGGAGCTGCGGGCGCTGGTGCTGGATTTGCGGGATAACGGGGGCGGCCTCGTCGATGAGGCGGTGGCGGTGGCGCGGCAGGTGGTGCCGGCGGGGCCGGTGGTCCACATCATCGGCAAGCAGTCCAGCCAGGTGGTGAAGGCGGAGGGACCGGGGCTGGGGCTGCCCATCGTCGTGCTGGTGAATAAGGGGACGGCCAGCGCGTCGGAGATCCTGGCGGGGGCGCTGGTGGACCGTTGTAAGGCGGTGCTGGTGGGTTCCCCCACCTTCGGGAAGGGGTCGGTGCAGGCGGTGATTCCCCTGAGCGGAGGGAGCGCGGTGCGGCTGACCACCGCCAGGTACCTGACGCCCAACGGGCACGTCATCGAGGGGAATCCCCTGAAGCCCCAAATTCTGGTGCAGGAGGAAGATAGGGGGCCGAGGCCGAAGTTCTCCTGGCGGAGACCTTTGAAGGTGCTCACCGTGGGGCTGGATGTGCTGGCGGCGCAGGAACTGCTCAAGTGGCTGGGCTACC is part of the Bacillota bacterium genome and encodes:
- a CDS encoding S41 family peptidase, whose protein sequence is GPAGTPVRLLVMREGWDEPREIVVVREKIVIPSVESRMLGDGVGYVRIVSFREGSAEQFAGALEELRKQGELRALVLDLRDNGGGLVDEAVAVARQVVPAGPVVHIIGKQSSQVVKAEGPGLGLPIVVLVNKGTASASEILAGALVDRCKAVLVGSPTFGKGSVQAVIPLSGGSAVRLTTARYLTPNGHVIEGNPLKPQILVQEEDRGPRPKFSWRRPLKVLTVGLDVLAAQELLKWLGYPVGESDGIYGRNTSAQVSVFQREHGLPATGVLDEATARAMNEAAPRDAGRKKGDELLEKALEYLRQALGVAVEAAAD